A region from the Coregonus clupeaformis isolate EN_2021a unplaced genomic scaffold, ASM2061545v1 scaf0058, whole genome shotgun sequence genome encodes:
- the LOC121555401 gene encoding angiopoietin-4-like encodes MWNRIIFGGLVVCLICLTDQTQGQKTPLVVQGTDCTQIKTLSPRATSGVYVIQPAGVRSPFKVYCEMLADGGWTVFQRRTGAEVLFKRKWAAYKQGFGHLRKDHWLGLNKVFALTKGGRGRRSTMRVDLWDFEGGTAFAEYSDFRLGRENEAYKLNVGAYRGNAGDAIRGKYAGIDQNGFGFSTTDKDNDGCSPCIFGDIAENTCSFSEGGGGWWYSRCGSASLNGDWHPAGEHIGWASGLHWETWKGPAPYSAQASRMMIKSV; translated from the exons atgtggaataggatTATTTTTGGTGGACTGGTGGTCTGTCTCATCTGCCTCACTGACCAGACTCAG GGCCAGAAAACACCTTTAGTTGTTCAAG GGACAGATTGCACACAGATCAAAACTCTCTCCCCTCGAGCCACTAGTGGAGTGTATGTCATTCAGCCTGCAGGGGTCAGATCTCCCTTTAAG GTGTATTGTGAGATGCTGGCGGACGGAGGCTGGACAGTCTTTCAAAGGCGCACCGGGGCAGAGGTTCTTTTCAAAAGGAAGTGGGCCGCGTACAAACAAGGCTTTGGGCATCTACGGA AGGACCACTGGCTGGGTCTGAACAAGGTGTTTGCTCTAACAAAGGGGGGCAGGGGGCGGAGATCGACCATGCGGGTCGACCTGTGGGACTTTGAAGGGGGCACTGCCTTCGCTGAGTACAGTGACTTCCGTCTGGGCAGGGAGAATGAGGCCTACAAGCTGAACGTTGGAGCCTACAGGGGCAACGCAG GTGATGCCATTCGTGGGAAATACGCCGGCATTGACCAGAATGGTTTTGGCTTCAGCACAACCGACAAGGACAATGATGGCTGCTCGCCCTGCATCTTTGGCGACATCGCCGAGAACACATGCAGCTTctcggagggaggaggagggtggtggtacAGCCGCTGTGGCTCTGCCAGCCTGAACGGCGACTGGCACCCCGCCGGCGAACACATCGGCTGGGCCTCCGGCCTCCACTGGGAGACCTGGAAAGGACCTGCCCCATACTCAGCCCAAGCCAGCCGCATGATGATCAAGTCTGTGTGA